In Cucurbita pepo subsp. pepo cultivar mu-cu-16 chromosome LG10, ASM280686v2, whole genome shotgun sequence, the DNA window TTGGCTATTTGTTTACAAATATCGCAGGATAAGCCAGAGGACTTGTCGCCATATAATGCATCGGCTGGCAAACCAGCTTCTGATTCCTCCAACCAAGAGAATTCCAAACTGCAGAATGGTTAGTATGAATGAATATTATATCGCATCGGTACTATTATTTCTACTATGTAAAGAGAGACTTTGACTTCCTCTAATGCTCAGAGTAGTAGGATGTGTTACCTTGAATTCTTACATCAACTTCATGTATACCCACCATCCATGGCTATATTGGCTTTTTGGTTTTATATGCATAAAGGTGCACCTCAAGGAGCTAGTTACTAGAGACAACGTCCAAAAACTAGATTTTTATCTCTTACCTTCTTTAGTTATTCCCAGTTTACAGAAAGTAGGAAGTGTTTGAAgtctttcaaaaatttatctCTTCTGTTCGTTTTTCCTTGTCTAGTGttaaataatgttattttgaaGTTCCAAGGGTGACTCCCCATCGTGAGAAGATGACAGGTTTTGTTTTAAGAGAAGCTCTAGCAGCTTTTGCTGCTGGATCAAACTCTTTTCAGGTTTTAGACTGAGGCCTTAGTCCTCTAGCTTTATCTTTTCTTGACTTTATGAGCGGAAAACACTAGTGTAACCATTTGGCAGATGCGGTGACATTTTGCACATAATGTTTCTTGATGATGCATACTTGGTCTAAGAACTGGCCTTTCTCtagtgaaattaaatttttccCATCATTTATTGCCTTTTCAGTTGGTCTCATTATCATAAGGTGGCATTTTCATCTTGATATGTTGTTTTGACAATGCAGATATATCTCATGGTTTCATGGATGTAACTTTGAAAAATCATAACATTTTGGATGATAAGGGCACAGAAGCCTTGAGATCCTCAGAAAATAATTCATGTGCGTCAGTGGAATTGCATTTGTCTGATGCAGAGCATTCTTCCGTAGAAGTGATTCCTACCGAGTCCGCAGTAAAccaaagttttgattttgcGACTGATGTTACTGACTCTTATTCAGACATGCCATACTGGATGAGTACCGTGGAGCAAccttttttagtttcttctcAATACTTTCTTCCAGGAGATTATGATTCTTCAGTTTTTTCTGGAAATGGGGGCATGGCAATCAACATGATGATGCATGAAGGAGAGTTTCCATCCAATAGCCTGTCCTCAAGTACTACAATGAATTTGTATGCACAGGGGGCTACTGATCACAAATCAATATCGAGACAGTCAGTCTCAAAGGATTTAAATCTTGATGGCTATCCAAATGTAAAGGGATGGAAGAATCAGAATTGTGAAGGTGGAAACTTTATTTCATCATTTGATGGAAACTATTCATTTCATGCTGATGAGATTCGTATTGCTCAGACATCCGTGGAGCTTCCTATGTCTACTGAGTTGAATTCATCTTGCAAAGAGCTTGTTAACCAAGTGAAGAATGAAACGATGGATTCACTGGTTGAATCTTGTAGTGGCCCATGGCAATCTATGATGGAggaaaacatgttttttccATCCGGAAGAGTTTTTCATTCTGAAGATATGGTTTGTGGAACATCCAGCAGACCCTCCATTGGTGGTAGGTATCAGAATTTATACATAACTGATCAATATTCTCCCAATGATTATTCATCTAGTTTAAGCAATCAGCCTTTGGCTTTCATCAAGGATGATAGAGATCATAGATTGACTCCATGTAAGAGTGATATAGATTATCCACTAGTCAGCCCTGAATCAACTCATAGTAATTTGTCAGACAAGACCCAAGTGGAGGATGATCCAGATATCTGTATAATTGAAGATTTGAGTCATCCTGCACCATTAAACCGATCTCTTGTGGTTGGAAATTCTGTTATTGCTTCACAAAGTTGTTCTATAGTCAGTGGTTCTTCTGCTTATGTGGGATTAGGAAGCATGAGACCCAAGGCCAAAGACATGGACATCTTAAAAGTTGCATTACAGGTTAGTTCTGTTTAGTTTTGTTTCTGCAAATTGTAACGTGCAGAGACAATGTCCTTGAATGTAAATGAACATTTATTCCTAgagttttaaaacaatttctGTCTCCAACCTGTTTCCTCCATTTACAGttgatttttttccccttaaatAACTAAATGGATCCTTTACTATGGTGAAAAGTATGGAAGTATGTTGACAATCTAACACAGTTTTaatcagaagaaaaaaaaattgaagctgTATAATGAAATTGTTTGGGACTCCCTCATTTGTTGATTTTATCCATCTACGAAATTGtttcattgagaaaagaaaattaaaatatcaatagtTTGTCCATCACTTACGAAACAGTATTTAGGTTGGGCTATCAGATGCTTGTGAGCTCTGACACAGACATGtttgttgttaatttttttatacatattcTTCTGCATGTTTTTCagacaaacaaaatatatatttaatagttACTGACAAGGGTGTAGCTCATTTATTCTTTGCAATTACTGTTATTGCATTTCTCCTCGGCTTCTGTTTTGACGTTGCAACACAGACGCAAATTTTGTAGTTAATTATTGTTTGACATCCTGACTGTATCCACTTTTGTTGCGTACATTCTTGTTTGTGTTCTGACATTTGGGATGGTATACTTCTAGTAAAActttaacctaattttgtATCATTCTCTCTAGAATTTGTTTATATGACGGAGAAGTTGATAAGACTCAGGTTATTGAGCTTTGCAGGATCTTTCTCAACCAAAATCAGAAACTAGTCCGCCTGATGGTGCTTTAGACGTTCCTCTTTTAAGGCATCAGGTTgtgtattcttttattaacacaaccttttcttccttatttgtattttttaaaaataatatgtgGTTGTATTATTAACTTTCAAGGATGTTTGGACAGAGAATTGCTTTGTCATGGATGGTTGAGAAGGAGACATCTAGTGTATCCTGTGCTGGGGGGATTCTTGCTGATGATCAGGTTTCAACTAAgaatttgtttaatatataGAGATAATATGAAGTTTATTTTCCCTTCTGTATTGACACAGCGAGTCACTTGCAGGGATTAGGGAAAACAATATCAACGATTGCTCTAATACTAAAGGAAAGGGCTCCTATTAAAGCTTGCTCAAATGATAGGCATGATGAGTTGGAGACTTTAAAtttggatgatgatgatgatatacTTCCTGAGCTTGATGTGCCAAAACAAGAATTCTATCATCAAGTTTCACTGAGTAAGAATTTAACTATTAGCAAAAACAATTCGGTACAAGCTAAAGGCAGGCCAGCTGCTGGAACTCTTGTTGTTTGTCCAACAAGTGTATTGAGGCAGTGGGCTGATGAATTACATAATAAGGTTTCTAGTAAAGCTAATCTGTCAGTGCTTGTATACCATGGAAGTAGTCGAACTAAGGACCCTTGCGAGCTGGCTAAGTATGACGTTGTTCTTACAACCTACTCAATCGTGAGTATGGAGGTACCAAAGCAGTCTGttgttgatgaagaagaagatgagaaacGCCATACAGAGGAACAAGCTATTCTACCCATGCAATTTTCTCTAAGCAAGAAGAGGAAAAACTTCTCTGGTTCTGATAAGAAACAATCGAAGAATAAGAAAGCAGTGGacaatgaaatttttgaatCAGTTGCCCGCCCTCTTGCTAAAGTGAGGTGGTTCCGGGTTGTATTGGATGAAGCACAGAGTATCAAGAATCACAAGACACAGGTGGCTAGGGCCTGTTGGGGTCTGCGGGCAAAACGTAGGTGGTGCTTGTCAGGAACTCCTATTCAAAATGCTATTGATGATCTTTATAGCTATTTTAGGTTTCTCAAATATGATCCCTATGCTGCATATAATTCGTTCTGTTCAGCAATTAAGGTGCCAATCAACAAGAATCCATCCAAAGGTTACAAAAAACTTCAAGCCATTTTAAGGACAATAATGCTACGTCGAACAAAAGGTGAGAACACTTGAAACTTCTGTGTCTCAATTACATGGTCCGAAGGATTtggaattaattataataatactcTGTCTTTGGTTTTCTCCAAAAGTTGAAACAGTCTTGTTTCCCGCTTCTtgactttcaaatttgattgaagaatttgatttatatatttccTCTAGGGCGAGGAGGATTGTCCCCACGGCTATGATCTGATTCACATGgcctttccatttattttataaattataatatagtcTTTCTGATTTTTGTTGCCTTGCTGatgttttaagaaatttcTTGAGTTTTACCATGTGCAggaagttttctttttatttaaaatggaaaatgactTGATGACGTTCTTGAATCATGGTAAGATGATGAGCTGGTAGTCTTGTTGGTCGCTTTTATGAGTTTGCTTTGGAGTGGTCTGAGGAATTGGGCTTTATGGATATCAGATCTGCCAGCTTTATTAGAAGTTCAATTAAATTGGGGTTAGCTACGAGGCTTAACACTTACTATCACGTGAAAGCACCAGGATAATTTCTTCTGACGACAATATGCCATTTTTTGAACTTTGTTGGACAATtgtattatcattttaatgaTGTAAATAATGTACCTCATTTCCCTCgttttcttgagtttctggTAATTGATTTCTCGTGacctattttatttaacttcACTTGATTCTAGTTGCTTACTTTGTAAGATGTAACATTCAGATGATCTTGTCGGGCAATTTCATTAGTTTTTACTTGTGCCATGTGGTGGATTCTGTTTGAACTCCgcattttacttttctttgcCATTCCATTGCACACactttttgatattttatgaacTTACCAATTTGACTAGGATCATTCTTCGGCTCTTCTTGTGTAGGCACACTTCTTGATGGGCAACCCATTGTTACATTGCCACCTAAACACGTGGAACTGAAA includes these proteins:
- the LOC111803554 gene encoding helicase-like transcription factor CHR28; protein product: MLMAADEASNLPLQYGSDDFGEDMSIDYETLIHLLSEDLDPLQDKPEDLSPYNASAGKPASDSSNQENSKLQNDISHGFMDVTLKNHNILDDKGTEALRSSENNSCASVELHLSDAEHSSVEVIPTESAVNQSFDFATDVTDSYSDMPYWMSTVEQPFLVSSQYFLPGDYDSSVFSGNGGMAINMMMHEGEFPSNSLSSSTTMNLYAQGATDHKSISRQSVSKDLNLDGYPNVKGWKNQNCEGGNFISSFDGNYSFHADEIRIAQTSVELPMSTELNSSCKELVNQVKNETMDSLVESCSGPWQSMMEENMFFPSGRVFHSEDMVCGTSSRPSIGGRYQNLYITDQYSPNDYSSSLSNQPLAFIKDDRDHRLTPCKSDIDYPLVSPESTHSNLSDKTQVEDDPDICIIEDLSHPAPLNRSLVVGNSVIASQSCSIVSGSSAYVGLGSMRPKAKDMDILKVALQDLSQPKSETSPPDGALDVPLLRHQRIALSWMVEKETSSVSCAGGILADDQGLGKTISTIALILKERAPIKACSNDRHDELETLNLDDDDDILPELDVPKQEFYHQVSLSKNLTISKNNSVQAKGRPAAGTLVVCPTSVLRQWADELHNKVSSKANLSVLVYHGSSRTKDPCELAKYDVVLTTYSIVSMEVPKQSVVDEEEDEKRHTEEQAILPMQFSLSKKRKNFSGSDKKQSKNKKAVDNEIFESVARPLAKVRWFRVVLDEAQSIKNHKTQVARACWGLRAKRRWCLSGTPIQNAIDDLYSYFRFLKYDPYAAYNSFCSAIKVPINKNPSKGYKKLQAILRTIMLRRTKGTLLDGQPIVTLPPKHVELKKVDFTEEERDFYSKLEADSRAQYEEYAAAGTVKQNYVNILLMLLRLRQACDHPLLVKPYDSKSLWRSSVDVAKKLPREKQIFLLNCLEASLAICGICNDPPEDAVVSECGHVFCKQCILEHLSGDDSQCPTAGCKVRLNASLLFSKSSLCNSHSDQLGEDNSVVSSSSTVGDSVEPSSSVMYESSKIKAALEVLMSLAKPKEYSSTNSPSQLAFVGASEKSIDAPSTEPQLEGPKCQDSTNKGSCDSIGIGVEKAIVFSQWTGMLDLLEAGLKNSSIQYRRLDGTMSVLARDKAVKDFNNVPEVSVMIMSLKAASLGLNMIVACHVLLLDLWWNPTTEDQAIDRAHRIGQTRPVTVLRLTVRDTVEDRILALQQKKREMVSSAFGEDKAGGQQTRLTVEDLDYLFMM